In Paroedura picta isolate Pp20150507F chromosome 6, Ppicta_v3.0, whole genome shotgun sequence, one genomic interval encodes:
- the PAAF1 gene encoding proteasomal ATPase-associated factor 1 isoform X2 encodes MAAEAVVRIQSDWEQVLRKNEGEAWLSCRSPGKSTLYGTLTCQGVGSDGIPEITASEGFLVKEVTKKSLLVSCPRENTSTRFRAPYTSFCRIHQKSVTCLDLSSGGGLGVSTSADGTMKIWQAANGEIRRRLEGHVYDVNCCRFFPSGLVVLSGGMDAQLKIWSAEDGRCVATFQGHKAGILDTAIVDRGRNVVSSSRDGTARLWDCGRSACLGTVAECGSPVNGIAVGNADNTLNLGSPETAPSEREVGTEGKLLLLAREDKKFQGVGLHSRQPVFLFVGSDAFNCCIFLSSIYLLAGAQDGNIYQLDVRNTKAPVRIIQRSGAPVLSLLPYKDGFIASQGDGTCFILQQDLDHIVELTGADCDPVYKVATWEKQIYTCCRDGLVRRYHLSDL; translated from the exons ATGGCGGCGGAGGCGGTGGTGCGGATCCAGAGCGACTGGGAGCAGGTGTTGAG GAAGAACGAGGGAGAGGCTTGGCTGAGCTGCAGGAGCCCAG GAAAATCAACTTTGTACGGCACCCTGACTTGCCAGGGGGTAGGCTCGGATGGAATTCCCGAAATCACAGCCTCTGAAGGATTTCTTGTAAAAGAAGTAACAAAG AAAAGCCTTCTGGTATCTTGCCCTCGTGAAAACACCTCAACACGGTTCCGAGCACCCTACACAAGCTTTTGTCGCATCCACCAAAAAAGT GTCACCTGTCTCGACCTTTCCAGTGGCGGCGGGCTCGGCGTCTCCACCAGCGCCGATGGGACAATGAAAATCTGGCAGGCTGCCAATGGAGAAATCCGA AGACGCTTGGAAGGCCACGTGTACGACGTGAACTGCTGCAGGTTTTTCCCATCGGGCCTCGTGGTCCTGAGTGGGGGGATGGATGCGCAGCTGAAGATCTGGTCGGCAGAAGATGGTCGTTGTGTTGCAACTTTTCAGGGGCACAAAGCAG GGATCTTGGACACGGCCATCGTGGACCGAGGGAGGAACGTCGTGTCCAGCAGCCGGGACGGCACTGCCCGCCTCTGGGATTGTGGGAGATCGGCCTGCCTAGGGACAGTGGCCGAGTGCGGCTCCCCGGTCAACGGCATCGCTGTGGGGAATGCAGACAACAccttgaatctgggctctcctgaaACAGCGCCTA GCGAGCGAGAGGTTGGGACGGAGGGGAAACTCCTGCTGCTGGCCCGGGAAGACAAGAAATTCCAGGGGGTGGGACTGCACAGCCGACAGCCC gttTTCCTCTTTGTCGGCTCTGATGCATTCAACTGCTGTATATTCCTCTCGAGCATCTATCTCCTGGCAGGGGCACAGGATGGGAACATATACCAGCTGGACGTCAGGAATACCAA GGCTCCGGTTCGCATCATTCAAAGATCTGGAGCGCCGGTGCTTTCCCTGCTTCCATACAAAGATGGATTTATTGCCAGCCAAG GTGACGGAACCTGTTTCATTCTGCAGCAAGACCTCGATCACATCGTAGAGCTCACTGGAGCAGACTGTGACCCTGTGTACAAG GTGGCAACCTGGGAGAAGCAAATCTATACGTGCTGCAGAGATGGCCTAGTGAGGAGATACCATCTTTCAGACCTCTGA
- the PAAF1 gene encoding proteasomal ATPase-associated factor 1 isoform X1 — MAAEAVVRIQSDWEQVLRKNEGEAWLSCRSPGKSTLYGTLTCQGVGSDGIPEITASEGFLVKEVTKKSLLVSCPRENTSTRFRAPYTSFCRIHQKSVTCLDLSSGGGLGVSTSADGTMKIWQAANGEIRRRLEGHVYDVNCCRFFPSGLVVLSGGMDAQLKIWSAEDGRCVATFQGHKAGILDTAIVDRGRNVVSSSRDGTARLWDCGRSACLGTVAECGSPVNGIAVGNADNTLNLGSPETAPSEREVGTEGKLLLLAREDKKFQGVGLHSRQPSPCEGGEAERALAGVLCENSTIRTVTSPRSPSWLHVEEPGLPYRKLPLSTTTPRWLPLDLLPEI, encoded by the exons ATGGCGGCGGAGGCGGTGGTGCGGATCCAGAGCGACTGGGAGCAGGTGTTGAG GAAGAACGAGGGAGAGGCTTGGCTGAGCTGCAGGAGCCCAG GAAAATCAACTTTGTACGGCACCCTGACTTGCCAGGGGGTAGGCTCGGATGGAATTCCCGAAATCACAGCCTCTGAAGGATTTCTTGTAAAAGAAGTAACAAAG AAAAGCCTTCTGGTATCTTGCCCTCGTGAAAACACCTCAACACGGTTCCGAGCACCCTACACAAGCTTTTGTCGCATCCACCAAAAAAGT GTCACCTGTCTCGACCTTTCCAGTGGCGGCGGGCTCGGCGTCTCCACCAGCGCCGATGGGACAATGAAAATCTGGCAGGCTGCCAATGGAGAAATCCGA AGACGCTTGGAAGGCCACGTGTACGACGTGAACTGCTGCAGGTTTTTCCCATCGGGCCTCGTGGTCCTGAGTGGGGGGATGGATGCGCAGCTGAAGATCTGGTCGGCAGAAGATGGTCGTTGTGTTGCAACTTTTCAGGGGCACAAAGCAG GGATCTTGGACACGGCCATCGTGGACCGAGGGAGGAACGTCGTGTCCAGCAGCCGGGACGGCACTGCCCGCCTCTGGGATTGTGGGAGATCGGCCTGCCTAGGGACAGTGGCCGAGTGCGGCTCCCCGGTCAACGGCATCGCTGTGGGGAATGCAGACAACAccttgaatctgggctctcctgaaACAGCGCCTA GCGAGCGAGAGGTTGGGACGGAGGGGAAACTCCTGCTGCTGGCCCGGGAAGACAAGAAATTCCAGGGGGTGGGACTGCACAGCCGACAGCCC tcaccctgtgagggaggggaggctgagagagccctggcgggagtgctctgcgagaacagcactatcaggactgtgacgagcccaaggtcacccagctggctgcatgtggaggagcccggCTTGCCATACCGGAagctgccgctctcaaccactacaccaagatggctcccaTTAGATTTACTTCCAGAGATTTAG
- the COA4 gene encoding cytochrome c oxidase assembly factor 4 homolog, mitochondrial: MSGPYPSGHDRSRKPSEEEEEDPFDQMISRTGCAAFHYAVQECMAEHQDWRKCQQQVQSFKDCMSKHQKQRAEELQKLHQAKS; the protein is encoded by the coding sequence ATGTCTGGCCCCTATCCCTCAGGGCACGACCGAAGCCGGAAACCcagtgaggaagaggaagaggatccTTTCGATCAAATGATCTCCCGGACCGGCTGTGCGGCTTTCCATTACGCAGTGCAGGAATGCATGGCCGAGCACCAGGACTGGCGCAAGTGCCAACAGCAGGTGCAGAGCTTCAAGGACTGCATGAGCAAGCACCAGAAACAGCGGGCGGAAGAGCTGCAGAAGCTGCACCAGGCCAAGAGCTGA